One window of Microbispora sp. ZYX-F-249 genomic DNA carries:
- a CDS encoding GNAT family N-acetyltransferase, translating into MPTAERAVAVGPAEPADAEAVRSILAGSWGGPLVAVHGELIDASAQRALLARVEGRPVGLLTYRPVSDAEWEIVTLDAVEAGRGAGRALLDGVRAEAERAGVGRLWLVTTNDNTRALRFYQRYGFDLVAVHRDAVEAARGLKPSIPTHADGIPIRHELELELLLRRDGGDGARGGTASGMHANPGERRDEPRVSR; encoded by the coding sequence ATGCCCACCGCCGAGCGAGCCGTCGCCGTCGGTCCCGCGGAGCCGGCGGACGCGGAGGCCGTCAGGAGCATCCTCGCCGGGTCGTGGGGCGGCCCGCTCGTCGCCGTTCACGGCGAGCTCATCGACGCGTCCGCGCAGCGAGCGCTCCTCGCCAGGGTGGAGGGGCGGCCCGTCGGACTGCTGACGTACCGGCCGGTGTCGGACGCCGAATGGGAGATCGTGACACTCGACGCGGTGGAGGCCGGGCGGGGTGCCGGGCGGGCACTGCTGGACGGGGTGCGCGCCGAGGCGGAGCGCGCGGGCGTCGGGCGGCTCTGGCTCGTCACCACGAACGACAACACCCGCGCCCTGCGCTTTTACCAGCGGTACGGATTCGACCTGGTGGCGGTCCACCGCGACGCGGTCGAGGCCGCGCGCGGGCTGAAGCCCTCCATCCCCACCCACGCCGACGGCATCCCGATCCGTCACGAACTCGAACTCGAACTGCTCCTTCGGCGTGACGGCGGAGACGGCGCCCGGGGCGGCACCGCGTCCGGCATGCACGCGAACCCGGGGGAGCGGCGGGACGAGCCCCGGGTCTCCCGGTAG
- a CDS encoding transketolase C-terminal domain-containing protein, with protein MVRDAVETHFAEAVGALTPGPARDPDLPVRPGTGLTGTRCRELFAVQLGSRLLDVAARHMRERDEGFYTIGSSGHEGNAAVAAALRVDDPALLHYRSGAFYLTRSAQAGRLAEEGLRDVLLGITASAEEPIAGGRHKVFGHPGLAVIPQTSTIASHLPRAVGVGFAIERARTLGLPSPWPGDAIAVCSFGDASMNHASALTGLNTAAYGRHRGLQIPVLFVCEDNGLGISVKTPPDWIERARHPLLEYFQADGCDLADAYDAALRAAEHVRVTRAPAFLHLRTVRLMGHAGSDVEIGYRTRREIAADLDRDPLVRTARLLVEAGLAEPDELLARYEAERDHVLKLALECARRPRLATAEEVTAPLAPRRPDVVAAEAVRAAPAEARERAFATLPEQEGGLTVAQAVNRTLADAMALDPGVLVFGEDVARKGGVYGVTRGLLRRFGAERVFDMLLDEQAILGLALGSGVSGLLPVPEIQYLAYVHNALDQIRGEASTMQFFSQGAYRNPLVVRVASYAYQKGFGGHFHNDNSIAALRDIPGVIVASPARPDDAAAMLRTCLAAARADGSVCVFLEPIALYHTRDLFDEGDGGWLAPYAPPARWAETHVPVGRARSYGDGRDLTIVTYGNGLRMSLRAAVRLTAEDMSCRVLDLRWLSPLPVDDLMRAAELTGRVLIADETRRSGGVSESVITALVDNGFRGPISRVTSQDSFVPLGPAADTVLLSESDIERAARKLLTS; from the coding sequence GTGGTGCGGGACGCTGTGGAGACGCATTTCGCCGAGGCCGTCGGGGCGCTGACCCCCGGACCCGCCCGGGATCCGGACCTGCCGGTACGGCCGGGCACGGGCCTGACGGGCACGCGGTGCCGTGAACTGTTCGCCGTACAGCTCGGCAGCAGGCTGCTCGACGTCGCCGCCCGCCACATGCGTGAGCGCGACGAGGGCTTCTACACGATCGGGTCGTCGGGGCACGAGGGGAACGCCGCCGTCGCCGCCGCGCTCCGCGTGGACGACCCCGCGCTGCTGCACTACCGGTCCGGCGCCTTCTACCTGACCCGGTCCGCCCAGGCCGGCCGGCTGGCGGAGGAGGGGCTGCGCGACGTCCTGCTGGGGATCACGGCGTCGGCCGAGGAGCCGATCGCGGGCGGCCGGCACAAGGTGTTCGGCCACCCCGGGCTCGCCGTCATCCCGCAGACCTCCACGATCGCCAGTCACCTGCCGCGCGCCGTCGGCGTCGGCTTCGCCATCGAGCGGGCGCGCACGCTGGGCCTGCCCTCCCCCTGGCCCGGGGACGCCATCGCCGTGTGCAGCTTCGGCGACGCGTCGATGAACCACGCCTCCGCGCTGACCGGGCTGAACACCGCCGCGTACGGCCGCCACCGCGGGCTGCAGATCCCCGTGCTGTTCGTGTGCGAGGACAACGGCCTCGGCATCAGCGTGAAGACGCCGCCGGACTGGATCGAGCGGGCCAGGCACCCCCTGCTGGAGTATTTCCAGGCGGACGGCTGTGACCTGGCCGACGCCTACGACGCGGCGCTGCGCGCCGCCGAGCACGTGCGCGTCACCCGCGCCCCGGCGTTCCTGCACCTGCGGACCGTGCGCCTGATGGGCCATGCCGGTTCCGACGTGGAGATCGGCTACCGCACCCGCCGGGAGATCGCCGCCGACCTGGATCGCGACCCCCTCGTCCGTACGGCGCGGCTGCTGGTGGAGGCGGGCCTGGCCGAGCCCGACGAACTGCTGGCGCGCTACGAGGCCGAGCGCGACCACGTGCTGAAGCTCGCGCTGGAGTGCGCGCGCCGGCCCCGGCTCGCCACTGCCGAGGAGGTGACGGCCCCGCTCGCGCCGCGCCGTCCCGACGTGGTGGCCGCCGAGGCGGTGCGGGCCGCGCCCGCCGAGGCGCGCGAGCGCGCCTTCGCCACCCTGCCGGAGCAGGAGGGTGGGCTGACCGTCGCCCAGGCGGTCAACCGCACGCTGGCCGACGCGATGGCGCTGGACCCCGGGGTCCTCGTGTTCGGTGAGGACGTGGCCCGCAAGGGCGGGGTGTACGGCGTGACACGCGGGCTGCTGCGCCGGTTCGGGGCGGAGCGGGTCTTCGACATGCTCCTGGACGAGCAGGCGATCCTCGGCCTGGCGCTCGGGAGCGGCGTGTCGGGGCTGCTGCCGGTGCCGGAGATCCAGTATCTCGCCTACGTGCACAACGCCCTTGATCAGATTCGCGGCGAGGCGTCGACCATGCAGTTCTTCTCGCAGGGCGCGTATCGCAATCCGCTGGTCGTACGAGTCGCCTCATATGCCTACCAAAAGGGCTTTGGTGGACATTTCCATAACGACAACTCAATAGCCGCATTGCGCGATATTCCCGGTGTGATCGTGGCGTCTCCCGCCCGGCCCGACGACGCCGCCGCGATGCTGCGCACCTGCCTGGCCGCCGCCCGCGCGGACGGCAGCGTCTGCGTGTTCCTCGAACCCATCGCGCTCTACCACACCCGTGACCTCTTCGACGAGGGCGACGGCGGCTGGCTCGCGCCGTACGCGCCGCCGGCGCGCTGGGCCGAGACCCACGTCCCGGTCGGCCGCGCGCGCTCCTACGGCGACGGCCGCGACCTGACCATCGTGACCTACGGCAACGGCCTGCGCATGAGCCTGCGGGCGGCGGTGAGGCTCACGGCCGAGGACATGAGCTGCCGGGTGCTCGACCTGCGGTGGCTGTCGCCGCTGCCGGTCGACGACCTCATGCGCGCGGCCGAACTGACCGGCCGCGTGCTGATCGCCGACGAGACCCGCCGCAGCGGCGGCGTCTCCGAAAGCGTGATCACCGCGCTCGTCGACAATGGCTTCCGCGGCCCGATCAGCCGTGTGACCTCACAGGACAGCTTCGTGCCGCTCGGCCCGGCCGCCGACACCGTCCTGCTGTCGGAGTCCGACATCGAGCGCGCCGCCCGCAAGCTCCTCACGTCGTGA
- a CDS encoding M50 family metallopeptidase, protein MTPLKALWNHLTAVQIAPPLWLVVLSGFAALTVVAYPASWHVSRGLITIAHEGGHALVAVLTRRKLRGIRLHSDTSGVTLTRGRPTGPGMIATAAAGYVAPSLIGLGAAWLVADGRITMLLWGVLALLTCMLLMIRNFFGAVSLLAVGGAVFALSWFAPPDVQSACAYVAAWFLLLGGVRPILELQSKRRVGRAPDSDADQLARLTRVPGTLWVLLFLLVSAAALVYGGYLLTARWLPL, encoded by the coding sequence GTGACCCCCCTGAAGGCCCTGTGGAACCACCTGACCGCCGTCCAGATCGCGCCCCCGCTCTGGCTGGTCGTCCTGTCCGGGTTCGCCGCCCTCACCGTCGTCGCCTATCCCGCGTCGTGGCACGTCTCCCGCGGGCTGATCACGATCGCCCACGAGGGAGGCCACGCGCTGGTCGCGGTGCTGACCCGGCGCAAGCTGCGGGGCATCCGCCTCCACTCGGACACCTCGGGCGTGACGCTCACCCGAGGCAGGCCCACGGGACCCGGCATGATCGCCACGGCCGCGGCGGGGTACGTCGCGCCCTCGCTGATCGGGCTCGGGGCGGCCTGGCTCGTCGCGGACGGGCGGATCACGATGCTGCTGTGGGGCGTGCTCGCGCTGCTGACGTGCATGCTGCTGATGATCAGGAACTTCTTCGGTGCCGTGTCGCTGCTCGCCGTGGGCGGCGCGGTCTTCGCGCTGTCCTGGTTCGCGCCGCCCGACGTCCAGTCGGCCTGCGCGTACGTCGCCGCGTGGTTCCTGCTGCTCGGCGGCGTACGGCCGATCCTCGAACTGCAGAGCAAGCGGCGCGTCGGCCGCGCGCCCGACTCCGACGCCGACCAGCTCGCCCGGCTGACCCGGGTGCCCGGCACGCTCTGGGTGCTGCTGTTCCTGCTCGTCTCCGCCGCCGCGCTCGTCTACGGCGGTTATCTCCTCACGGCCCGCTGGCTGCCTCTGTGA
- a CDS encoding magnesium and cobalt transport protein CorA yields the protein MRAKPEQAPEHSMDPRAGEEETFRHSVIDNAVYVDGERVDSPLSLGDAIAALRSRPGAMAWIGLYRPEEAELIKAAEEFGLHELAIEDAIVAHQRPKADRYGDTLFVVLRAAQYLDQPEKVAFGELHVFVGPDFVLTVRHSEAPDLSKVRRRMESDPDLLRQGPQAVLYAILDAVVDGYAPVVAGLQNDVDEIEVQVFGGDPAAPRRIYALSREVIEFQRATSPLVPMLDGFIAGSPKYGVNEELQRYLRDVSDHAITVTERVAGFRQMLQDILVVNATLVSQQQNEEMTKLTAASIAQGDEVKKISAWAAILFAPTLVGTIYGMNFDHMPELHWLLGYPMAIMLLGVVCLTLYLVFKRRDWL from the coding sequence ATGAGGGCGAAACCGGAGCAGGCTCCCGAGCACTCCATGGACCCCCGTGCGGGCGAGGAGGAGACGTTCCGGCACAGCGTGATCGACAACGCCGTGTACGTGGACGGCGAGCGCGTGGACTCCCCGCTTTCGCTGGGCGACGCGATCGCCGCGCTGCGCTCGCGGCCGGGTGCGATGGCGTGGATCGGCCTCTACCGCCCGGAGGAGGCCGAGCTGATCAAGGCCGCCGAGGAGTTCGGCCTGCACGAGCTCGCCATCGAGGACGCCATCGTCGCCCACCAGCGGCCCAAGGCCGACCGGTACGGCGACACGCTGTTCGTGGTGCTGCGGGCCGCCCAGTATCTCGACCAGCCCGAGAAGGTCGCCTTCGGCGAGCTGCACGTCTTCGTCGGCCCCGACTTCGTGCTGACCGTACGGCACAGCGAGGCGCCCGACCTGTCCAAGGTGCGCCGGCGCATGGAGTCGGACCCCGACCTGCTGCGCCAAGGGCCGCAGGCCGTGCTGTACGCGATCCTCGACGCGGTCGTGGACGGCTACGCGCCGGTGGTCGCGGGGCTGCAGAACGACGTCGACGAGATCGAGGTGCAGGTCTTCGGCGGGGACCCGGCCGCGCCCCGGCGCATCTACGCCCTGTCACGCGAGGTCATCGAGTTCCAGCGGGCGACCAGCCCGCTGGTCCCGATGCTCGACGGTTTCATCGCGGGCTCGCCCAAATACGGCGTGAACGAGGAGCTGCAGCGCTACCTGCGCGACGTCTCCGATCACGCCATCACGGTCACCGAACGCGTCGCGGGCTTCCGCCAGATGCTGCAGGACATCCTCGTCGTCAACGCCACACTCGTCAGCCAGCAGCAGAACGAGGAGATGACCAAGCTCACGGCCGCGAGCATCGCCCAGGGCGACGAGGTCAAGAAGATCTCGGCGTGGGCGGCCATCCTGTTCGCCCCGACGCTGGTCGGCACGATCTACGGGATGAACTTCGACCACATGCCCGAGCTGCACTGGCTGCTCGGATACCCCATGGCGATCATGCTCTTGGGCGTCGTCTGCCTCACGCTCTATCTGGTCTTCAAACGCCGCGACTGGCTCTGA
- a CDS encoding MerR family transcriptional regulator, with translation MRIGELAALVGVSTRTVRHYHHQGVLPEPSRRRGGYREYGLRDALLLARARRLTELGLSLSEVRDVLTGDSARELREILLELDADLARQEAAIRARRGRLAALLSEEAPSPDDAVSPAMAEFLRCLEPVRDSPFAAAEAELLALLDAAAEPEDRDRLLELMRPMTTPEAVARAEVLHRRLAELDGADPADPRVAALAADLAAHLPRELAASLASAMPGADDPFAQAFLADLSPAQAEVARQAMALLAHGAAS, from the coding sequence ATGCGAATCGGCGAACTGGCCGCGCTCGTCGGGGTGTCCACCCGCACCGTGCGGCACTACCACCACCAGGGCGTGCTGCCCGAGCCGTCGAGGCGGCGGGGCGGCTACCGGGAGTACGGCCTGCGCGACGCGCTCCTGCTCGCCCGGGCCCGCAGGCTGACCGAGCTGGGTCTGTCGCTGAGCGAGGTGCGCGACGTGCTGACCGGCGACTCCGCGCGGGAGCTGCGGGAGATCCTGCTGGAGCTGGACGCCGACCTCGCCCGGCAGGAGGCGGCGATCAGGGCGAGGCGCGGGCGGCTCGCCGCGCTGCTGAGCGAGGAGGCGCCGTCGCCGGACGACGCCGTCTCGCCGGCGATGGCCGAATTCCTGCGGTGCCTCGAACCCGTGCGCGACTCCCCGTTCGCGGCGGCCGAGGCCGAACTGCTCGCCCTCCTCGACGCGGCGGCCGAGCCGGAGGACCGGGATCGCCTGCTGGAGCTGATGCGGCCCATGACCACGCCGGAGGCGGTCGCCCGGGCCGAGGTGTTGCACCGGAGGCTGGCGGAACTGGACGGCGCCGACCCCGCGGATCCCCGGGTGGCCGCCCTCGCCGCCGACCTCGCCGCCCACCTGCCCCGCGAGCTCGCCGCCTCACTGGCCTCCGCGATGCCCGGCGCCGACGACCCGTTCGCCCAGGCGTTCCTCGCCGATCTGTCTCCCGCGCAGGCCGAGGTCGCGCGGCAGGCCATGGCGCTGCTCGCGCACGGAGCGGCGTCGTGA
- a CDS encoding serine/threonine protein kinase, protein MPEISPLRPGDPPQIGRYRITGRIGVGGQGTVYHAVDPSGQPVAVKWIRPDLTGDVAGAQRFLREVAAAKRVAAFCTAQVLDTGVEYDRPYIVSEFIDGPSLQQSVAASGPIRGNALSRLAVGTATALAAIHRAGIVHRDLKPPNVIIGPDGPRVIDFGISRALDTTSSLTSVPIGTPAYMAPEQFLNQDIGPAADMFAWAGTIVFAASGSGPFGNQSLPAVINRILNGEPEIRDVEGRLRDVIASCLGKDPARRPSAQQVIDALIEQSAPEPAPRSTHASGRETVREAAPEPAEDAPETAPEPAEGAPPSPAAEAPAAARAEEPDRAERPGAAAEPSPAPGPVGVTATGTDAATDAATDAGTDAGTDATTDAFTGAATDTGGRAGRPVAKVVAAVCAAVAAVAAAVLVLPQGEDPGVRAARAHTSLPGSPPASALAVVPAGQENPTPATDITPVTSPSVPRPQVTSGKSGGAAGGGTTFQRKSEPRPGSGPDSPAARDEAVPTTGLVGRELPGVSAVLHEHPDDPVSVAAYRVTDAKGRLQGLYTRSSPGAKFRKWTGYFQVEVSPDGRYAAGLPTEFTDGYDSIDVIDLETGDVRKTLTVREPLQGTNIQWSRDGRKILLTLIMFTGSTEVTSKGFIVAEVGEPKARVVTVTDPAIAHSTFTWDARDKGVVALTGTGGARGIRFFGREGTAVRDMAAGAVADTVRADEVGILFAPSRRSFLTACAGPARTYCVRDADTGQELRRFTANCQYVYAWFGDEHVVCQATGDGDDDAIVVAGLNGETVRTILTADDTTMERKLEISFQFRHS, encoded by the coding sequence GTGCCGGAGATATCACCTTTAAGGCCGGGCGACCCGCCACAAATCGGTCGTTACAGAATTACCGGCCGTATTGGCGTGGGCGGCCAGGGGACGGTCTACCACGCGGTCGATCCCTCCGGGCAGCCCGTCGCGGTCAAGTGGATCCGGCCCGACCTGACCGGCGACGTCGCCGGCGCCCAGCGGTTCCTCCGGGAGGTCGCCGCGGCCAAGAGAGTCGCCGCCTTCTGCACGGCCCAGGTTCTGGACACCGGCGTGGAATATGACCGGCCGTATATCGTGAGCGAGTTCATCGACGGCCCCTCACTCCAGCAGAGCGTCGCCGCCTCGGGCCCTATCCGGGGGAACGCGTTGTCCCGCCTCGCGGTCGGGACGGCCACCGCGCTCGCGGCGATCCACCGTGCCGGAATCGTCCACCGGGACCTCAAGCCGCCCAACGTGATCATCGGCCCCGACGGCCCACGGGTGATCGACTTCGGCATCTCCCGCGCCCTCGACACCACGTCGTCGCTGACCTCCGTACCGATCGGAACGCCCGCCTACATGGCGCCGGAGCAGTTCCTCAACCAGGACATCGGCCCGGCGGCCGACATGTTCGCTTGGGCCGGCACGATCGTGTTCGCGGCCAGCGGGTCGGGACCGTTCGGGAATCAGTCGCTGCCCGCCGTCATCAACCGGATCCTGAACGGTGAGCCGGAGATCCGGGACGTCGAGGGCAGGCTCCGGGATGTGATCGCGTCCTGTCTCGGCAAGGATCCGGCTCGCAGGCCGTCCGCCCAGCAGGTCATCGATGCGCTGATCGAGCAGTCGGCCCCCGAACCGGCTCCGAGGAGCACTCACGCGAGTGGCCGGGAGACCGTTCGCGAGGCCGCGCCCGAACCCGCCGAGGACGCCCCGGAAACCGCGCCGGAGCCCGCCGAGGGTGCGCCTCCGTCCCCCGCCGCTGAGGCGCCCGCGGCGGCACGTGCGGAAGAGCCGGACCGGGCCGAGCGTCCGGGGGCGGCGGCGGAGCCGTCGCCCGCACCCGGCCCGGTGGGCGTGACCGCCACGGGCACAGACGCGGCCACAGACGCGGCCACAGACGCGGGCACAGACGCGGGCACAGATGCGACGACGGACGCGTTCACGGGGGCGGCCACGGATACGGGTGGGCGCGCGGGCCGTCCGGTCGCCAAGGTCGTCGCGGCGGTCTGCGCCGCGGTGGCGGCGGTCGCCGCGGCCGTGCTCGTCCTGCCCCAAGGGGAGGACCCGGGCGTGCGGGCGGCCAGGGCGCACACGTCCCTGCCGGGCTCGCCGCCGGCGTCCGCGCTCGCCGTCGTACCCGCCGGGCAGGAGAACCCCACGCCGGCCACGGACATCACCCCGGTGACGAGTCCGAGCGTCCCCCGTCCGCAGGTCACCTCCGGCAAGAGCGGCGGGGCGGCCGGCGGGGGGACGACCTTCCAGCGCAAGTCGGAGCCCCGTCCCGGCTCCGGCCCGGATTCGCCCGCGGCGCGGGACGAGGCCGTTCCCACGACGGGCCTCGTCGGGCGGGAACTGCCCGGCGTCTCCGCGGTGCTCCACGAACACCCGGACGACCCGGTGTCGGTCGCCGCGTACCGGGTGACGGACGCCAAGGGGCGCCTGCAGGGTCTCTACACGAGGAGTTCCCCCGGCGCGAAGTTCCGGAAATGGACGGGCTACTTCCAGGTCGAGGTCTCCCCCGACGGCAGGTACGCGGCGGGTCTGCCGACCGAGTTCACCGACGGCTACGACTCGATCGACGTCATCGACCTGGAGACCGGCGATGTCCGCAAGACGCTGACGGTGCGGGAGCCCCTCCAAGGCACCAACATCCAGTGGTCGAGGGACGGCCGGAAGATCCTGCTGACGCTGATCATGTTCACCGGATCCACCGAGGTCACCAGCAAGGGCTTCATCGTGGCCGAGGTGGGAGAGCCGAAGGCACGGGTCGTGACGGTCACGGACCCCGCCATCGCCCACTCGACGTTCACGTGGGACGCCCGGGACAAGGGCGTGGTCGCGCTCACCGGCACCGGCGGCGCCAGGGGGATACGCTTCTTCGGCCGCGAGGGGACGGCGGTGCGCGACATGGCGGCCGGCGCCGTCGCCGACACCGTCCGCGCGGACGAGGTCGGAATCCTGTTCGCGCCCTCCCGGCGGTCGTTCCTCACCGCCTGCGCCGGCCCGGCGCGTACGTACTGCGTCCGGGACGCGGACACGGGCCAGGAGCTGCGGCGGTTCACCGCGAACTGTCAGTACGTCTACGCCTGGTTCGGCGACGAGCACGTCGTCTGCCAGGCCACCGGGGACGGCGACGACGACGCGATCGTCGTCGCCGGGTTGAACGGCGAGACGGTACGGACCATCCTGACGGCCGACGACACCACGATGGAGCGCAAGCTCGAGATCTCCTTCCAGTTCAGGCACTCGTGA